The Glycine soja cultivar W05 chromosome 4, ASM419377v2, whole genome shotgun sequence genomic sequence TCTGTCAGCCTTAACTTGATTCAATTAATTTGCTGTTTATCTTTTGTAAGCAAGCTAATTGATTCGTAGGCAGAGTCTGTTGCATGTAAAGGCCTTACTGGAAAACTGttatgtttctatttttatattaacttttttttataatatttttgtagtaatGGTTGGAGTTACAATTGCTTGCAAAAATGCAAAACATAGTTGATATCGACAAAGTTTAATCTCTAATAGCACGTATAGAAAATGTTTCATTGAGATGTTTTATTTGTGATTGCTAAATTGGTCTTCGGGTGTTTTCTTGGTTACACCCTAAAATGACAGATAGGCAGGCTGATGAAATTTGTGGAAGCATGTAAACAGATCAGTATAATTTATCTTAATTCATGTAAACAGATCAGCATGTAAACTGATTAATGTCGTGAGAATCCCTTTTCTCGTCCATTAAGTACTTGATAGTTGATATTAGAATGGGCAACTTTATAGCATGttcatttgttattttcttattaaaatgaaatttttttttcttgtatgattgaaaataataaaaactagaaaatgaatatttttcaaacaGTATCTTCAGGTCATTTTCCCATTATTCTTAATGCAGAATTTTTCTCATATGCTTCTCCTCTCGGGTTTGAGAGATGGATATAGAATGTTCGCTTGTGACGATTAAGCATAAGAAATTTTAGATGTTTGGTAAATGCATGACAACACTAATGCGATATACACAAAAATATGATCAATAGCTGCCCCTTAAAGCACTGGTAAAGAATTACGCAAGTACTTTGCTTTCAATCCTGAAACCTATGaagatatttattattcatttgggAGGTAAGATTATAAGGCAATTACTATTTGGAATGCTTGCTTCACTGTGAAAGCAGCTAGCCCAACAGTATACAAGCAAAACGAAAGATTCTAGTTATTGGTCACTGTCCTGTCCTACTCTTTGCttgctttatttttcttgaagcCGTGATGCTCTGCACATGCTCATCATGAAAAGAGAAAACCTGATTTAAGTGAGAGGCATAGATATTATTATACATAGTAAAGGAGTATATTGGTTATACCGAGTGTGATTGAATTTGAATAGGAAGAGATCGCAGAGACATCTTGGCAATTTCTGAAACGGCGGCGTCTCGGACGGCAGGGACATCACTCACCAATTGCTGGTAAGCAGCTTCAAAAGCTTCCCACCAAAACTTGGGTAATCCAACGGACTTCGTGTTCGTGTGACTGTACAAATCCCACATGTGCCTCAccaccttctctctctcttccactTCCTATTTtccaacatatatatatgtgtgtgtgtgttattcATTCATACAATATCATTTATTACATCTCTTGATTGTAATATTCATACGTACCAGCACATCGAGGTCTTCAAGAATGGTAGAATCCAAGTCATCGTTGTTGCTCAAGGACCATTTGAGGGTGACGGAGCCAGCAAACATGGACCAAAGAGCAATGAGGATAACCGCAGCTAAGATCCATAACAACAAGTGCCTCTTGCTGTTGGTGTTTCCAGAATCACCATCATATTCATGGCTCCCTCTCTTTCTCATGCTTTTGGTTAAACCTGAGGTGTGATGGATAGTACTTACTACTACTACTTCTACtttgttttatatttctttgGAAAGTGGTTTTGGTATAGAACGAAGCCACGAAAACAAAGTGGGTATTGGTTGGTAACTAAGGTGTGGATTATAGGCAGGACGGTGgtgaagtaataataataataataataataataataatagttttaataatcaatatccttaaaacattaattaaggaattaaaaaatatttaatgagt encodes the following:
- the LOC114408648 gene encoding uncharacterized protein LOC114408648 isoform X1 encodes the protein MRKRGSHEYDGDSGNTNSKRHLLLWILAAVILIALWSMFAGSVTLKWSLSNNDDLDSTILEDLDVLEVEEREKVVRHMWDLYSHTNTKSVGLPKFWWEAFEAAYQQLVSDVPAVRDAAVSEIAKMSLRSLPIQIQSHSVFSFHDEHVQSITASRKIKQAKSRTGQ
- the LOC114408648 gene encoding uncharacterized protein LOC114408648 isoform X2, which produces MRKRGSHEYDGDSGNTNSKRHLLLWILAAVILIALWSMFAGSVTLKWSLSNNDDLDSTILEDLDVLEVEEREKVVRHMWDLYSHTNTKSVGLPKFWWEAFEAAYQQLVSDVPAVRDAAVSEIAKMSLRSLPIQIQSHSSITASRKIKQAKSRTGQ